gtggttgatgtccttgatgatgtgagccatgaccagcctttcaaagctcgTCATGGCTATAAATAGTGTAGTAGTAGGCTACTGTAATAGTAGTACAAATAATAATAGTACTGTAGTATTAGTAGAAGTAACCTAGTAGTAGTTTAATCCCTGGTTAGTCTACACTGTCATGTACAATCACTGAAAAATCCCTGGATTAAGCACACTGCCGCTTTAAGAGTGCTCGTCCCCCTGTGGCATTTAAACGCTTTCAGAATCGTCGTTGCAGATGTGTCACACTTCATGCCTGGCTCGCGCTTCAATTTAGTTTACATTCACCGCACACGCACCGATACACACACGTTATTAGGGCATTGTATTAGGAGCAGGGCAATGGCTTCAGTGAGTGTGGTAGGACCAAGACAGCATCGTCCTAGCCCAGACCAGGAGTTTTTCTTTAAGGAAATAACGGCCACCGGGAAGAAGAAAATAACGTTACCGAGGAAATACTCCCTGGAGAATATGGTGACCAGGAAGATATCGGTGAAGCGGGAGTGCGGTTCGGTGTCGGTCTTATCAGCAGTCACAGCAACCCCGCTAAACCCGTCTCTGACCCCGGCACACCAGAGAGCAGCAGCCGAGGTAGGAGGGGGGAATCCCGGGGTGAGAAGTGGGGCTCAGCCGGAGCTGGTGCCACGTAGCTTCGACAGAGAACGCGACAGCAGCAGGCCTGATTGTGGGCACACGGAGAGAGACACGACGGCGGCGAGGGAGGACACTGGTCAATGCGGACGGAAGGCAAGCGGCAATGACTATGCCGATGACGGAGGGAGTTTACTGAAGACCGTCACAAATGTTCGGTCAAGCACATCCGCCAACGAACAGATAGCAGATGCCAAGTGTGACAGATCAAGCGCGCCCACAAACGGACACACTGGCGCACACTCACATCGGGACCGGCCAGTCAGGATGCGCGCATCCTACAGCCTCCCTGGTGAGATCACCGGGCCGGGTACCAAAGGGGACACCGGGGGGCCACCGATGGAGCGGTTGACACAGGGAAGGACAGGGGTCGTTAAACTCGTGCGCACAGAACCACACCGGAAGGAGGCCTGGTCAATATTTGCCTCCCAGGAGCAGGAGGACCCGCGCGTCCGTGCGGAGACAGGGGAGGGCCACCTGTTCTGGACCAGAACAGTTACTCAGGACTGGTGCGACGTTTGTAACCAGCCAATCAACGCCCAGCAGGCGCTCAAGTGTAAAAGTAAGTAGTGGGCTAAACCATGACAGTAGAGGACACATTCATTTCCAGTTCTTCAGGAGGAAGGTGTAACTGTTGCTTTACtacaatataatagagatggtttGTGCTTGATTGCTTTTCTTTCAGTTGGTGTGATATGGGATGATAGTGCAGAATTGCTTTGAGGGATGTGCTGTGACATCATAGTTTGAAGATGAGGCTTGGATATTGACCTCATACCAAGGTGGATACTGCTGGCTGTTGTTGCGTCTGGCTTAAATGTGAAGCGCACTATCAGGCCAGGACTAGAC
This region of Oncorhynchus tshawytscha isolate Ot180627B linkage group LG25, Otsh_v2.0, whole genome shotgun sequence genomic DNA includes:
- the LOC112244670 gene encoding ras association domain-containing protein 5 isoform X2, whose product is MPGSRFNLVYIHRTRTDTHTLLGHCIRSRAMASVSVVGPRQHRPSPDQEFFFKEITATGKKKITLPRKYSLENMVTRKISVKRECGSVSVLSAVTATPLNPSLTPAHQRAAAEVGGGNPGVRSGAQPELVPRSFDRERDSSRPDCGHTERDTTAAREDTGQCGRKASGNDYADDGGSLLKTVTNVRSSTSANEQIADAKCDRSSAPTNGHTGAHSHRDRPVRMRASYSLPGEITGPGTKGDTGGPPMERLTQGRTGVVKLVRTEPHRKEAWSIFASQEQEDPRVRAETGEGHLFWTRTVTQDWCDVCNQPINAQQALKCKNCSYTCHLECEGRVQLDCNQRDSNPQETPSPRRHCSTPPQYKNEVKEEQEGGPKALSEKEVRARIEDYNSNVSENGMKLAADGLYTGFIKVHLRLSRPVTVLAVDGAGLEELSGKPDRRGRPMTVSEGQEGAGLSDKRTSFYLPSDCVKQLHISSTTTVREVIQGLLKKFMVLDNPRKFALYRQTHRDGQDLFQKLPLVECPLCLRLVAGPDPELLSFVLKENETGEVEWHAFSVPELQNFLVILEKEETERVRLVEQRFTAYRQRLQKALCEHQP
- the LOC112244670 gene encoding ras association domain-containing protein 5 isoform X1, with amino-acid sequence MPGSRFNLVYIHRTRTDTHTLLGHCIRSRAMASVSVVGPRQHRPSPDQEFFFKEITATGKKKITLPRKYSLENMVTRKISVKRECGSVSVLSAVTATPLNPSLTPAHQRAAAEVGGGNPGVRSGAQPELVPRSFDRERDSSRPDCGHTERDTTAAREDTGQCGRKASGNDYADDGGSLLKTVTNVRSSTSANEQIADAKCDRSSAPTNGHTGAHSHRDRPVRMRASYSLPGEITGPGTKGDTGGPPMERLTQGRTGVVKLVRTEPHRKEAWSIFASQEQEDPRVRAETGEGHLFWTRTVTQDWCDVCNQPINAQQALKCKNCSYTCHLECEGRVQLDCNQRDSNPQETPSPRRHCSTPPQYKQNEVKEEQEGGPKALSEKEVRARIEDYNSNVSENGMKLAADGLYTGFIKVHLRLSRPVTVLAVDGAGLEELSGKPDRRGRPMTVSEGQEGAGLSDKRTSFYLPSDCVKQLHISSTTTVREVIQGLLKKFMVLDNPRKFALYRQTHRDGQDLFQKLPLVECPLCLRLVAGPDPELLSFVLKENETGEVEWHAFSVPELQNFLVILEKEETERVRLVEQRFTAYRQRLQKALCEHQP